In Elusimicrobiota bacterium, the genomic stretch AGCCGATGAGCTGCTTGTAGGTGAAGGGCTTGGCCGAGAAGCGCCGGATGGTCAGGCTGGGCCCGGAGACGGCCAGGGGCGCGATGATGGCGTTGACGCGCGAGCCGTCCTTGAGGCGGGCGTCCACCAGCGGCACCGACTCGTCGATGCGCCGGCCGATGGGGGCCACGATGCGCTTGATGACCTGGATGACCTGCTCGTCGCTGCGGAAGCGGTTGGGCAGGAGCACCAGCTTGCCGGCCCGCTCGATGTAGATGTGGTCGAAGGAGTTGACCATGATCTCGTTGACGGTGGGGTCGCGCATGAGGGCCTGCAGGGGCCCCAGGCCCAGGATCTCGTCGACCAGCTCGCCGACGAACTGCTCGCGCTGCGCGCGCGAGAGCGGCAGGTTCGCCTCCCGCTGCAGGAGGTTCTCGATGATGGAGGAGACCTTCTTGTGGTTCTCGTCGTTCTGCCCCACGTCGTCCGAGATGCGGATGCGCTCGGTCTCCATGGCGGTCACGACCTGCTTGTGCATCTTGGTCTTGAGCTCGTCCCAGAACTCCGGGATCCCCGCGGCGGCCGCCGCCCCCGCCCCCGCGGTCTTGTTCGTCTCCGCCGCCGCGGTCTTCGCGGCGGTGCCGCCGCCCGCGCTGCCCTGGGGCTTCCAGAGGAAGTCGGCGCCCTCGCTGAACTCCTCGGCCGGCATGTAGCTCTCCCAGGACTTCGGGGTGGGCTTGAGCTCCATGGTCCGGCCCAGGATGATGCGCAGGGTCTTGACCCACTCGCTCTGCAGGTTCTCGACCACGAGGATCTTCTGGGTGTTGGCGTACTCGGGGAGCAGGTCCTCCCAGGGCATGTAGGCCAGGACCTTCTTCTGCATGGCGCTGAAGAACCGGTCGACCTCCTTGGGCGCCAGCGCCCCGGGGAGGTTCGCCGCGTTGACGATGACCTCGAACTTCTCCAGGGGGAAGTGCAGGGCCTTGATCTCCTGGAACATGTTGTAGGTGGCCTCGAAATGGGCGCGTTGGGGCAGACAGACCCAGTAGATGAGGTCGGCCAAGTCGAAGGAGAAGATCTGCATCGGGAAGAAGGGGTCCACGTCCAGGAACAGGTCGTAGGCCTCGGCGAGCGAGCCCAGGATCTGCACCACCAGCTGCGGGGAGAGGCTCAGAATCTCGGAGCGCTTGGCGGCCAGGGGCAGCAGGCCGACCCCCCACTGGGTCATGGGGATGCGGCCCTTGAGGAGCCTGCCCAGGCCGGTGGGGTTGTCCCCGACGAGCTGCGCCATGCTGGCCACGGTCGGCGGGTTGACCCCGAGCAGGTAGGAGATATCGTTGCGGCAGAGGGGGTCCATGTGGACGATGATGACCTTCCGGTTCTGGCTGCCGGCCCAGGCCAAGGCCAGGTTGAGGCACAAGGTGGTCTTGCCGACCCCTTCCTTGGGGCCGGTGAACACGAGCACCCGGCTCGGCTCCTTGGCGAGCCGCCCGGTCTCAGTCTCGGGCTTGACTTCTGCCATGACGGCGCTCCCTTATTTGACGATCTCCATGGTGATGAACAGGAACAGCGAGGACTGCGTCTCCACGACGCTCGAGCTGGTGAAGAGCAGTCCCAGAATCGGGATCCGGCCTATATAGGGTACGCGCGTCTTGGTCACGTTCTTGGTGCTCGACTTCAGGCCCCCCAAGACCAGCGTCTCGCCGCTCTTGATCTCGACCGAGGTCTGGATCTGGCGGGTGACGAAGGACGGCACCGTGGTGTTGCCCACCTGCACGGGCTTGGAGTAGTCCGGGTTGGAGACCTCCAGCTGCAGCTCCGCGCGGATGGTGTCCTTCTTGTTCGGGTTGATGACCGGCATGATGTTGAGGATGACCCCGTACTTCTTGAGCTCGACTCCCACGCTGCCCGTGGCCCCGGTCACCGGATAGGGCTGCTCGCCGCCGACCACGAAGTTGGCCTGCGATTGGGCCTGCACGATGACCTTGGGATTGGAGAGCAGCTGCGCCTTGCCTTCGGTCTCCAGCATCTTCAGCGAGGCCTGCAAGGCGGTCTGCCGGGCGAAGTCCCCGATCTTGTATATGCCGGGGATCTCCTTCTCCGCGAAGTTGATGCCGCTCTGCAAAGGTCCCCATGTGAAACCCGTGGACACATCCTTGGAGCCGGAAAGCTCCACGATATCCGCCGAGACCGCCACGAGGGAATCCTCGGGCTGGGCCCAGAGCTGCGCGCCGCCCAAAAGCAGCGCCAGCGAAAGCGACAGACGCCCTGACAGTTGTCTCAGCATGATGTCGTACCGTTGCGGCTCGAAACGCCTCTACGTCAGGTCCGGCTACTTGAACAGCTTGCGGAAACTCGCCATCTCCATCGGATGCATCTCCACGTCGCCCAGACCCCGCAGGACCACGGTCGTGTCGCCCTGCTTCATGGCCAAGGACAGGTACTGCGCCTCGTTGGGGTTGAGCGCCAGCGCGATCATGGCCTTCTCCGAGAAGGCCGCGGTCTTGTCCTCCTTGTCCGTGGCGACCTTGGCCTGCTTGGCGTTCATCCCCTGGCCGAGGTTCGTCCCCACCGCGATGACCAGGACGTTCTGCAGGATGGTCGCCGTCACCCGCTCCTTGCGGCCGTCCGCCATCACGGCCTCGAAGGTCACCAGGACGTCCACGCGGTCGCCCGGCTTGATGAGGGGCTTGAGCTCGTTCTCGATGCCCAGGATGGCGCCGCGATAGCCCGGCGGGATCTTGACGCTCAGGCCGGCCTCGGGAGACAGGGAGATCAGCGCCGACTGGCAGATCTGGTTGCCCTTGGGGACACGCACCCGGGTGACCAGGTTGGCGATGAGCTTGATGTCGGCCGGAGTCTTGACCTCGAAGGCGTCCTGCTCCATGAACTTGCGCGGGACCTGCATCGGCTCGGCCATCTCCTCCTTGAGCACGGTGCGCTCCGGGATGTCCACGCGGGCGACCAGGACCTGGCCGGTTTCATAGGCCGAGGAAAGCGCCCGCTCCTTGCTCGTGAGCACCATCAAGTAGAAGATGGCGGCCCCCATGGCCAGCACCATCGGCACCAATATCCCTTTCTTTTCCATAGTTCAGAAGGCCAGAGGCCTCTCGATGGGCATGCGCACCTCCGCCGAGATTGTGCACCAGCCCCCGCCCGGCCCCTGCGGGCAGAGGATCGGCGACGACATCAGGATGCTGCTCAACGGGAAGACGAACTTGATCGGGTTGCTTCCCGTCACCACGAGGTCTGCGTTGGTGACCTGCGCCTGAGTGTCCTGGAAGGAGTGGTAGTCCAAGGTGCAGGACACGGTCGCGGACTGGAGGATGCGTTTCATCAGAGGCACCAAGCGGCCGCAGTCAGGCAACACCGTGCCGCTGGAGAGGCATTGGGTCATGGCCCCGATGCGGGCCACCTCGTAGGTGGCGTGGTTGAGCAGGATCATCTGGAACGACATGTAGCCCATCTCCATGATCGTGAAGACGATGGTCAGGAAAATAGGCAGGACGAGGAGCATCTCCACGAGAACCTGCCCATGTTTCCATCCCCTCTTCGACACGACCCCCCCTCGGGGCCCTCGCGGGCCCGCGTCTTTGCGTCAAACGGCGAGGCTGCAGCCTGCGGCTCTTAGTTGCCCTGCCCCAACGACGTGGCGGCGCCTGAGATCATCTGCTGGATCGAGCTGAACAGACCCGGCATGAACCGCTTGAGCGCCACCCCGGCCACCAGCACGACGCCCACGACCACCGTCAGCATCAGCAGATACTCTACGGTGTTCTGACCTTTCCGGCTCTTGAGCCACTTGCGCGCCGCTTCCACTCTCATCGTCATCATACGTTTCGCTCTCCTTGCACGATCAGTAATAGGTCGAAAGAATCTTCTTGCCGGCCAGGATGAACAGCAGCTTCAACTGCCCCTGGATGAACCCGTACATGGCCGCGAAGCACGTCACCAAGACCATCGTGGTCAGGATGTACTCGACCGCAGCCTGTCCTTTCCGCCATCCCGGCATCTTCAGAGCCATGTACGTCATTGAGTGTATCAGCCACGGTTTTCCTTGTCAATAACCTTTCCATTAAAAATACATTAAAACTTGACCTTAAAGGAGAATTGGTCGACGGTGCCGAGAGCTCCGTAAGGGACGTAGGCATAGTCCAGGGCGATGCCGTACCCGAAGGCCCGCGAGGTGAACAGCCCGAAACCGAAGGAAAGACCGGCGGTCCGGTCCATGCGCAGGTTCTTGAGCGTGCCGTCGAAGCTCTGGCCCAGGGTGTCCGCGTTGTAGTACCCCGCCCGGAACGTGACCTGCCCGACGTCGAGATACTGCTCGGGGAGCATGAATTCCCCGCCCACGCCGAAATGGGCTCCCGAGTCGGAGGCCTCATTGAGCTCCAGGCCGATATTGAAGAAGTCTCCCAGCCGCAGGGCCGCCCCGCCCCGCGTCGTGGCGGGGACGTTCTCCTTGTTGGTCCCGAAGTTCTGCACCGCGAATCCCAAGGTCAGCACGCTGTTGGGCTTGAGCAGGACGCCGAAATCGCCGACGACCGTGTCGTGCACGCGGCTGGCGAGGTCCTCATGGACCAAGCGCACCGCGCCGCCCAGGAACAGCTTCTCGTACCAGAACGACCGCGCCATGCCGATGGAGCCGAATCCGTCGCGCACATTGATGTTCTCGCCGGTCTGGGGTACGCCGTTGGCGTCGCGCACGTCGAAGCCCGATACGCTCATGTAGGCGATGTTGGCGCCCCAGACCGTGCGGCCCATGGGATGGGCGTAGCCCAGATAGAGGGGCGAGTCCGTGTCCTGGACGTAGCGCAGGTAGGAGTAGACCAACTCCTTCTGCTGGGTCAGGGCCAAGCCGGCGGGGTTCCAGGTCAAGGCGTCGGCGCCCTCGGCCAAGGCCACGTAGGCCTTGCCCAGGGCCTGGGCCCGCGCCGAGCCCTGCTGGAGCTCCATGAACTGGGCGCCGCTGGTGCCGGCTTGATCGGAGATGGCCCAAGCCGCGGCCGGGCCGCCGAGCAGCCAGACGCATGCGAGCAGGGCCGTTATCCCGAGTCTCATCGCACCAGGAATTTCTTCACCGTCTGCAGGATGTTCCTGCTGCCGTCCGTGGCTTCGGCCCGGAATACCGCGTAGTACAACCCGCGCGCCACCCGGCGGCCGGCGGAGTTGGAGCGGGTCCAGGCGAAGCACGGGACGCCGCCCGCCGTGGAGCCCCCGCTGACGTAGTTATTGGCCTGCTGCTCCCCGAAGTCCTTGTCCAGGACCAGCTCGCCGCTCATGGTGTAGAGCTTCATCTTGACGTCGGCCTGGAACGGCGAGAAGATGACGATGTTGGCGCTGTCGCCGTCCACGGGGTTGGGGTAGATGTAGGTGTTTCGCTCGAAATCCCCTTTGGGATCAGCGGACTGGTTGCGCACCACGGCGACCTCGTCGAGCGGCCGGTCCTCGGCCAGCTCCAGCGGGAAGATCACGTTGCCCGTCATATTGTCGATGGCGCTCATGTCCGTCGAAGCCACGATGCTGAATTTGTAATTCCCGTCGGGGGTCGCGCCCAGGCGCAGATCGGTGCCGTCCCAGGTCTCGGTGACCTCCGTGCGGCCCGGCCGCACGCCCACGATGCGCTTGACCAATGACACGGCCTCGGGCGGCGACGGGTTGCCGTTGCCGTCGAAGACGGTCCCTGGGCGGTAGATCTTGACCGACACCTTCATGGTCGCGGAGACCTGGTAGAGGATGCGCGCCCCCTCCGAGCCGTTGGTCAGCGGCGCGATGGCCACGTCGTAGATGCGCAGCGGGTCGTAGGCGATGGTCATCTGGGCCGTGGAGGGCTGGTTGAGCTGGGAGGCCACGTCCTGGGCCACGCCGCGCACCAGGTAGAAGCCGGACGGCGGGAAGTTGCCCTTGTCGTCCCGGCCGTCCCAGACGTCCTCCAGCAGCAGGCCGCCGTCGCGCACTCCCCCCAAGATGACCGAACGCACGACCTGGTTGGGGACGTTGTTGTTGAGGATCTGGATGGTGACCGAGGATTGGCGGGTGAGTGCGTAGCTGATGGTGAAGGGGTCCAAAGTGATGCTGGAGCTGGAGTTGAACATCTGCGGCACGGTCGGAGTCACGTTGAAGGTGGTGAAGATGATCGCGCCGCGGCTGACGGTCACGCTCCCGAAGACCCGGTCCGTGGCGTAGTACTGGGGAGTCGTCGTGGACTGCGCGACCAAGGTGAAGACGTAGCTGCCGTCCGGGACCAGCAGTCCGTTGGCGTCCCGGCCGTCCCAGTATTCGGTGATGCGCATGCGGCCGGGCCGCATCCCGTGGTAGCTGATGAGGGGCCCGATCTTGCCGCCTTGGGAGTCCACGGTGTTGTCGCAGACGGTGGTGGACATGCCGCAGGGCGGCCAGGTGGAGGTGCTGTTCTTGATGACCGTGCCCGGGGAGTAGATGTTCCACACCACGTTCATGGGCTGGGAGAGTTGATAGTTGAGCGAGACCGAATCCGAGGTCCCGGCCATGAGCGGCGTGGTCACCACGTCCGTGATGCGGAACAGGTCAACCGGGAAAGACGACGACACCGTCGAGACCTTCATGGTGCACAAAGGGTCCGCGGCGGTCAGCTGGACGATGTAAGTGCCCGAAGTGACCCAACGGCCGGTGTTGTCCACCGCGTCGCCCCATATCTCCTGGTTGGCGAACAAGCCGGGCCGGACCACGTTTTCGGCGAGGGTCCTGACCAAAGTGGTCCCGTCGGCCTGGAAGATCTTCACGCTCGCGATGGCGTCGCGGCCGAGCTGATACCGGAACACGAAGGGATTGAGGCCGCTGATGGCCGGGCTGGAGCCGATGACGGTGGGGCTGGCGGCGATCTGGCTGAGGCCCACGTTGCCCCGCACCACCGGCATGAAGCCAGTCTGGGCCTTGGTCGTCCAGATGCGGCGGTCTTGCACGCTGCTGATGAAGGGGCTCCCGTTCTGCGAGGGCAGGGCGGCGTAGATCACGAAGACGTAGTCGCCGTCCGTGCAGACCGCGTTGCCGTTCATGTCCCGGCCGTCCCAGAAGGTCAACGCGGAGCCGCGGCCGGCCTTGATCTCCTCGAAATGGCGCACCAGGGGAGCCGGGGACGAGTTCGGGCCGGTGCAGGCGCCTATGTAGGGTTTGAAGTCCTTGGGTCCGTGCACCCACTCGAACCCGCCGGAGATGACTGGGCCCGCCCGGTCCAGGTTGACCGGGTCATTGACATTGTTGAGGTTGCCGCAGAACTGGGTGTTAGGAGGATAGATGTCTATATACACCGTCGCCGGCTCGGTGAGGGTGTAGCTCAAAGTCGCCAAAGACGTCGCTGAGCCCGCCAGAGGCGCGACCCTGAGGTCCGTGATCTGGAGGGGGTCCAAGCTGATCTGCCGCGTGGTCGGGTAGGACAGGTCGCCCCCGTACTGGTCAACGGCGAAGGCCTGCAAGGTCGCCAGGAACACCCCGGGGGGCAGGAGATCCCCGTTGTCTGCGCGGCCGTTCCAGGCATCGCCGTTGAGCAAGGTCCCGTTGGGCGTGCCCTCGCCCACGCGCGCCACGCCCGGCAGCACGGAGCGCAGCACCGCGCCGCTGTCCGGGTCGGTGACGGTGATGTACATCGAGGCGTCCTTGGAGAGCCGGTAAGTGATGTTGTAGGGCTCCACGTAGACCCCGGCGCTGCCCACCACCGTGGGAGAGGAGCGCACCACGTGCACGTTGGTGACGTCCACCTGCACGGGCTTCTGCAGGACGAAGAGCGCGTTGGCATCCATGGTGGCTCCCGCCGGATAGGCGCGCTGGGCCGTGATGGTGATGTTGCCGCTGGAGCCGGTCTGGTTGGTCTGGGCCGTGATGCGGAATCCGTACTGTCCGTTGGTCTTGCCCAACTCGCCCT encodes the following:
- a CDS encoding ATPase, T2SS/T4P/T4SS family; this encodes MAEVKPETETGRLAKEPSRVLVFTGPKEGVGKTTLCLNLALAWAGSQNRKVIIVHMDPLCRNDISYLLGVNPPTVASMAQLVGDNPTGLGRLLKGRIPMTQWGVGLLPLAAKRSEILSLSPQLVVQILGSLAEAYDLFLDVDPFFPMQIFSFDLADLIYWVCLPQRAHFEATYNMFQEIKALHFPLEKFEVIVNAANLPGALAPKEVDRFFSAMQKKVLAYMPWEDLLPEYANTQKILVVENLQSEWVKTLRIILGRTMELKPTPKSWESYMPAEEFSEGADFLWKPQGSAGGGTAAKTAAAETNKTAGAGAAAAAGIPEFWDELKTKMHKQVVTAMETERIRISDDVGQNDENHKKVSSIIENLLQREANLPLSRAQREQFVGELVDEILGLGPLQALMRDPTVNEIMVNSFDHIYIERAGKLVLLPNRFRSDEQVIQVIKRIVAPIGRRIDESVPLVDARLKDGSRVNAIIAPLAVSGPSLTIRRFSAKPFTYKQLIGFGSVSPDMIEFLKDCVLLRKNIIISGGTGTGKTTFLNMLSNFIPEDERIVTVEDTAELKLMQEHWVRLESRPPNIEGKGEITIRDLVKNCLRMRPDRIVVGECRGGEALDMLQAMNTGHEGSLATIHANTPNDAVSRLSAMCLFSGTELPMSVLVDMISSAVHMIVQITRFSDGKRRVTYITEITGKDGNQVKTKDIFRFKQVSVDEQGRSVGYYTGQDYVPSFHEEFKLKGIKMPREMYESDETKKKKGSGGGPPPPGTAPK
- a CDS encoding type II and III secretion system protein: MLRQLSGRLSLSLALLLGGAQLWAQPEDSLVAVSADIVELSGSKDVSTGFTWGPLQSGINFAEKEIPGIYKIGDFARQTALQASLKMLETEGKAQLLSNPKVIVQAQSQANFVVGGEQPYPVTGATGSVGVELKKYGVILNIMPVINPNKKDTIRAELQLEVSNPDYSKPVQVGNTTVPSFVTRQIQTSVEIKSGETLVLGGLKSSTKNVTKTRVPYIGRIPILGLLFTSSSVVETQSSLFLFITMEIVK
- the cpaB gene encoding Flp pilus assembly protein CpaB, whose translation is MEKKGILVPMVLAMGAAIFYLMVLTSKERALSSAYETGQVLVARVDIPERTVLKEEMAEPMQVPRKFMEQDAFEVKTPADIKLIANLVTRVRVPKGNQICQSALISLSPEAGLSVKIPPGYRGAILGIENELKPLIKPGDRVDVLVTFEAVMADGRKERVTATILQNVLVIAVGTNLGQGMNAKQAKVATDKEDKTAAFSEKAMIALALNPNEAQYLSLAMKQGDTTVVLRGLGDVEMHPMEMASFRKLFK
- a CDS encoding pilus assembly protein, encoding MEMLLVLPIFLTIVFTIMEMGYMSFQMILLNHATYEVARIGAMTQCLSSGTVLPDCGRLVPLMKRILQSATVSCTLDYHSFQDTQAQVTNADLVVTGSNPIKFVFPLSSILMSSPILCPQGPGGGWCTISAEVRMPIERPLAF
- a CDS encoding PorV/PorQ family protein; the protein is MRLGITALLACVWLLGGPAAAWAISDQAGTSGAQFMELQQGSARAQALGKAYVALAEGADALTWNPAGLALTQQKELVYSYLRYVQDTDSPLYLGYAHPMGRTVWGANIAYMSVSGFDVRDANGVPQTGENINVRDGFGSIGMARSFWYEKLFLGGAVRLVHEDLASRVHDTVVGDFGVLLKPNSVLTLGFAVQNFGTNKENVPATTRGGAALRLGDFFNIGLELNEASDSGAHFGVGGEFMLPEQYLDVGQVTFRAGYYNADTLGQSFDGTLKNLRMDRTAGLSFGFGLFTSRAFGYGIALDYAYVPYGALGTVDQFSFKVKF